GGGAGTCACCTGGATCGCTAACCCAAACACTGGGGGGCCGAAGTGATCCAGTGCGGTGCCCCTACCCCGTTGCTTAGGGGTACAAGACTATGCCTGAGTTGTCACCAATTTGGTGGCACACGAGGGGATGCCGAGGAGAAAGGTCATGCCTTCGCTCCTACCAAGGCTTGGCACCCCGAATCCATGGCCGACCGAAGCTATCGCCGGAGGTGTCGCTATTGCTTTCCCTGCCTATGGGGCATGAGCGTCAGAGCGGTCCCCATTGGGAGTGGTCCCCGTTGGGAGCAGTCCCCATTGAGTGCCATGTTGTACACTGCACGGGGAAAGCAAAGGCCGCTGGGAGCCCCCGTGCGGGCTTTGTCGTCGTCATGGAGAGGGTGCGCATCTCGCTATCATGCAAGGTCCTACCTTTGGTGCTTGAGCTCTACCTCGGTGGCCTCCAGATCCACCTACCGAGCCAGCAGGCGATGTGAGCCTAGGCACCTCTTCGACAAGAACCTCGACatcgatgtggtagcacatgcgtGGAGGGATGCTATAGTTGATGTCATCGGAGTTGTACTCTAAGTCACTCCCTGAAAGGATCTCGAGGAAGGTATGCAGGTCTGGAAGGTAGTACCTAAAGCGGTCAGGTGGTGGGAGCACCTCATCGGTGGCGATCTGGTGGTGGACATTGGCCAGCATGTAAAACATCTAGCGGTGGTCCAACACGATGGAGTTTAGGCCCAAACCACATCGGATCTATCGGGCCAAGCCCGTAAGATCTGCTCCTAGAAGCCCTAGAGGAGTGGGCGACGCTGGGGGCTCGTTGCCCGCTGGCGTAGCCCCGTGGAGTGGACGAAGCTCACCATAGCAGTCGGCGACgtaggccaggctcccaaagttgaggacctggctTGGAGTGAAGGCACTGTCCATGATGGAGAACTTGCTAGGGAAGTGCACACCGCTGTCTAGGGGGTGCCGCTTGCTCCGGCAACGAGGCGGGTGGCTCCAGTCACCGTAGAGCCAGAATCGCACTTGACGCTACCTCCTACCTGGCGCGCCTACTGTCGTGGGGTCGGAAccatggcaagcattgttgttcgagtcggtgtcagagtatgggtcttcagtggcttgggtggactcaaaaacacaagaatcacagagaggacgcaacagtttatcctagttcaggccaatcggtgccctacatacagcagttgatgatccttatactcaaaagcacccaaatcagggggttacaataggattgtagagagatttggtagggggttagctcggtgctaatccaaAGGTTGCCTCACCGTCGATGTTGCCTTCCTCTcatcagagaggaggaagacgatgggatgcgatggaggagctctcagtgcccctcggtgggttgccttgctctcgatgCTGAGCTGAGGCCAAGGAATGGAATGATATATCTTCTCTTCCTCGTCCccctaggtccgaccttatcccttatataacgagataggttgggtacatggaGGTTTGGGAGAACTAGTCTACGCTCTACATGCGTCGGAGTCCACGAGGGCCTTGCAGCGACGCGCTGTGGACCGTGTCGGTGTCGctgagccaaagaagccttgggcgccGTTCGGCttctctgttctgacactctgcgtTTCAGGCTATGTCGGTTTGGACCAGCCTCCCccaggtggaccttctagagtcttcttggcggTAAAGGAGGTCAGCTTCAAGGGCTGATGCGTGGGCCTAGGGGCCTCCGAGCCCCTAGAGACCGCagagaagctttgtcttcttgtgtcacgccgcATGCGTGACCTTGTCAGGGAAGTGGCCGGCAATCCCGTGCCCAAGGGGCAGCGCCggggagcccctgagccttggtAGCTCGGGcgtgtcttcttgtgcccgggccttggctggTGTCGTTGGCAGGGTAGGAGCCAACGGCCGGGCCGAAGTATCGTCGTAGATCAGGAGCCTGGGGGCTCGCGCGAGCGTACCTTATGGGtaaagcccctgagcccctgggcaatCCTGGAGGGGTCGGTCGAGGGGTCTTCTTCATTCAGGAACCACTGGACCCGAGGATTAACATAcacatatgttaggatctcgtcagtcGCCGTTGTTGTTGGTTCACCTTGCGGATACTTTGTCGCTATTGCTGTCCTGAGTCCCCTCTCTGGCAGATACTTTGTTGTCGAGTGTGTGTGTGCCTCTCacctggcggatgctttgccaccaAGGTTGCTTTGTTCATCTCGGGCGGATGTGTTGCCGCCATTGTTGCTGGTTCTTCATCTCTCTGTAGGCAACTTTTTTGTTGTTGTATCTCCTCGCAGGTTATGGCTAGTAGAGTTTGTGGGCTGTGGGTTCTTCCCCTTCGCTGTTCTTTCTCCCTTTATCTCCCTTTGGTCAACTTCAGTTCGCTTGCCACCGGCTTGGTGGTTTGTAACCTACGCTACGAGGGCTCCTTGTAGCAGTGCCTTGTAATTCTTTTCCTCTTAATGGAATACTTGCCAATGCATGTTGCCAAGACATGTTCAtgaaaaaatagaaacaaaattcGCTGTAAAATTTTGTGACAGAAGACTGCTGCTGCCGTTTTTTCTACTCTCACATAACACTGTAGCAGATCTCCTCTCATAGAACACTGTAGGAGCAGCCCTGCGGGCTGCAGCCGAACAAACCCATATTCATGTGAATTCATATCTGGAAAACAGACACTACTATATAAAAAAAAACTTAACCAAGGCGTTGGCCAAAGAGGCTCGCAGCCAGGCGGCCATTTGAACCGCCTCTGTTAATGCCTGAGATTAACTGAGGCGGTCATTTTTATTAATCGAGGCGGTCACGATCAACCGCCTCGCAAAATCAATTTACGGAGGCGGTTCCTAAAatctattaacggaggcgggccttCCAAAAATGCTCCCATTTATGGAGGCGGACCTCCTAACTTGCCCGCCTCGGAAAAAGGCCGAGGCCCAAACAGGCCCAGACCAAGGCCCGATAGGCGCTCAAGTATAAATACTTAGCCTAGGGTTTGATTCTCTCCTCACTATCTCTCTCCCCTCACTCTCTCCTTTCAGCACCGCGCGACAGACTCAGCGCTGCGCCCCCTCCCTCGCGACTCTCAGCGCCGGGGCTCCTCCCCTCCtcgagcagcgccgctgctgcctccttctccctctccctcttcctcgcTCGGCTTTTCGACATGGCGGACGTGGCCCCTCTCCTTCACCCCGGATCTGGCCAGATCCATGGCGGGCGCACCCCTAGGCGGCTGGATCCATCGGGCTCCAGGCGGATCAATGGCGGCGCGACCCTAGGCGGCTAGatctatgcagcagcagctcctgcTCCTTCCCCGGCAGCGGATCCGACGCCACCACCTCCATGCCAGCGACCGCGCGCATCGTCATCAACTCCGGCGGCTCTACTCTCCCTCTCACCGGTGGCGCGAGGATGAGGTGGGGCCGCATCCGGATCCGCCGACGACCGAGCAGATCCGCCACCGgaccacctccaccaccgccgccgacgaCGACCAGTGGCCCCGCACCCATGGTGGCCAGATCCACCGCTGGAGGCCGGATCCGCTCCCGTGGTGGCCGGATCTGGCGAGCAGCGGGTGGATCCAACAAGCGGGCGGACTCCTCCAGCGAGCGGACACGATGACGGTGTGGATCCGACGAGCGGTGGTGCAGCCCATGGATGGGCTCGGCTGGCCCATGGGTGGGCTCGCTAGGCTTGTCCATgggttttccttttttgtttttttatttgattaaccgaggcgggcgacCAACCGCTTTCGTTAAGGCGGCATTAACCGTGACTTTTTCGCGGAGGCGGTTGGGATGCCCGCTTCGTTTAATCTTTTTTGCCCGCCTCAGTTAAGTTTTGTGTAGTAGTCAGAGTTCCATACGTACGCACAATTGAGATCTTGAAAAGCAAAAGCCCAAATAAGCACACCTTCGTTAATTTCAGTTCGTcgtcgttgtttttttttttacaacaagtcCGTTGTTGTTGATTGACCAGTAAGCTACAGGCGCTAGGCTGGAAATCAACTTATCAACATGACTGATCAAGATTCATCAATCACTCCTTTCTCTTGGCCTGCCTTTCCCTGGTCCTGGTCAGATTCGTTGATGGACGATCCTGATAGGGACTGCCTTGGCGCTAATTTTGCCACTGCCTGCGATAAAAATGTATTATAAGAACCTTGAGACAGTTATGTTAAGATGTGATCTTCAACTCAAGACAGATTTTTTTCTCTAATCTCCAACTAAAAAAACAGGGAAGGCCCCTCTCTCAGCCGCATTGTGGCGCGCACGCGAGCCTAGGGGTCCATGACTTCTGGCACGTACACGGACCCGTGcgccacgccccccccccccccccccccccccccgccccccgcgACACCCCAAACACAAACTCTGAATTAATTAACGAATAATCTCTATTCTTATCTTTTTTAGAAACCTGTATGGAAATGCTTGGGAACGGGTCCGCACGCCGCTTTCCGGGCCTGCTTCTTCTCTGTGTCTCCTCATCTCTCTCACAAATATCTCCCATGATCGTCCATCGCGTGTTGCAGCGTCGTGCGCCCGCCACTGCCGTCTTCCCCGCCGTGCAACCCATCCCGCGCCGTGCAGCTCCCCCATCCAGCGTCGCGCTCCATCCCAGGCCACGCCCCCTCCGTCGTCATGCCGCGCTCGCTCCCCCACCGTGCTCGCTCCAGCTCGCTGCACGCCGCGCCCCGTCCCCCGCGCGCCGAGGTGCTGCTAGGTGCTGCCGACGCCGCCGTTCCTCACCAAAAGGTTGTGGCCGCTGTCGACGTCATGGCCGCTGCGATGCATAACCTCAGTAAGGAGATATTGCGATGAAAGCACAtcttgcaagcgtatgtttcaagttttCGGACGTTTTAAatgtatgttgtaattgtttcatatggatgttgcaaaagtagatcggacaTGTTACACATGTTACatgtgtttcagaggcatgttgcaagttttCTAGAGaagtttgttcaaaatatttcatctgttccagacatatgttgcaagcgttcttATCTAGAtgctgcatatgtttcacacatatgttgtaaaaatatgtttcaaatgttttagctgtttcagTCTTAAGTTGCAGTAAGTGATTTTTATGTTGCAAGTTACAAGTAGTTTATCtaaatattgcatatgttttattCATATGTTGTAAGTTCCAGATGTTCCATATGTTAGTGTTATGTTCCACGTGTTTTATGTTATTCGGAGAGTCAAGTGGCGCGGGGAGTGATGGTGGCATGGCATGAACGTCAGAGAATAGGGCGCGGCGAGCTAGGATGGCGGACGGAGCACACGACGCGCCGGTGTCCTACGGATGGGGCGTGCTCAGGGCCGGCAGTCAGGGCGCGGTGGGGGCATGGTGCGCACTCGGGGCGGGGCAAACGGCCTCGAATCGAGACGAACAGGGCGGGCTGTGCATACGAGACGAGCCATCCGAACACATGGGCGCTGCGATAGGGTGGGGTGCGCATGCAGGACGGAAAAATTCAGCGGACAAGGACAGACTACGCGAGCATCTAGACTTATATGACGTCCGGGCACTAACACTGTTGTTTTCCTTGTGTCCTCAAAACAAGTACTCGTGGAGATACTGCACAAATACTCGTGGAGTCAGGTGGGTCTGGAGTCCAGAGAACGTGGCTGGATCCGGGGTCTAGAGAACGtgattaaggatggcaacggggacccgatacccgatacccgacgggtatttgatccattaggggatggggatgggatcatatctttacccgcgggtatttaaatgggcaagaatccatacccgacgggtatagcgggtacgggaatgttccctgtttacccgtccccgttacccgttggggaacccgactatttgagctgtcatacgagtattaggtccaaagaagctcaacatagatattttggtccaaatctgaacagtcatatatataatttgtgtgttctaggaatcctcgttcaatttttcctcaccatctccgccagcagcacaagcacgcctgtctcacgagcgctcgtgcccctcgcttcctcagttcggtctctctgccacctttgctcgtcctcctcgcaacctcgttccttctcctcggcatctccgagactccgacacttatacccgggtgaagaagaaacgtctctgattgcaaagctgcgaccccaagtatccttgtttatcgggtatgcagtacccgtcgggtatctgttacccgaccgatacccgatgggtacggggatgggcaataatctatacccgagacagttaatggggatgaggacaggatgaattctccgtagcggggaagagaacgttccggcgatacccgacgggtatatacccgttgccatccttaaacGTGATACGTCATACGTGCAAGCAACCAAGGGCCGAATCCGTGCCTGATTCCACGATTTCAAGGACGGAAGGCCGCTCTACGTATCCCAGGTCCAAAGAGTTGGGCGATTCGAACTTACgcgtctttcttcttttttttcaagtataattttggacgcacacaACTCATACACTTTATACTTACACATCCATACACACGCAAAAATAAGAATGGAGGGCTCTCTAGCCTCTAATGCGCAGTACCACCGAACACGCACGCATACGTGCACCCTAAAATTTCTAGAAAAATTCCAAAAAAATTACAATCACCAGAGTATCCTGATGAATAACGTCCCACTGAACTATCCTACCACTACTAGACCACCGGCCCATTCCCACTTTCTTTCGGTTCATAGCCACACCCACACAAGTCAAATTTATTTGGGGGAAACAGAACAGCATTACACTATGCCGAGCTGTTGCTTTTCAAAACAAAATGATATCAGGGTCCGTGTGACAATACATTGGAGAAGTATCTTCTCAACATCCTAACGCTGCGGTAATCTATACTATAGTATAAAGAGCGTGCAACCTCAGATCTCCGATCTCTCTCACAGACCACTGTTACCGGCACAGTCAACTGCCGGATGAACAGTAACGGTTTTTTATAAACAGTACAGGTCCGCATACGAACAGTGACGGGTTTTTAATAAACAGTAATGGTTTATGAACACCACTTTACCTGATTTTATGAACAGTACCGGGTCACTATGAACAGTGTTTAACCCATTAAGGAACACCAACaacctattttctttttttttttatgcCTCAATACAAATCTTTTTTCTCCACTATTGCCCGCGCATAGTGCGGGGTTCCCTGCTAGTAAACTTGATTCCGCAACCATGAACATGCAACCATCTTTCATCAGGGAACAAAAAGGGTCAGGCGACAACGTGCTGTCAAGACTAGTCACTGCTGACTGCATAAACTAAAAAAAAGGCACGCGAACACTCCTTCAAGATGTAAGGTCCGAAAGGTCCATTTTTTCCAGGGGGTGTAAAGGTTGCTACACTGACATTCTTCATACAGTAAGAATATGATTACAGTTACGCTACATGTGACTATTAGATGTGATCGGGTTAGCCATGTGCCGGAGGAGATGCTCCTGCACATCATACTGCATAGACAATTAGACAGCGCCTAGACTCGGGCTACAGCAGCACAGGACGATGTTATCCTGCAACATACTACAACAGCACAGAACGATGTTATCCTGCTACATACTACCTCGGTACTTACTAAAAACAGGAGTCCTTGCAGAACAGATATCCTTGCTACAGACATGTTTTTACACCTCggcagatgcctcgcactcgcCATCCAGACCACTATGCCTCCTGCCACTGCAAGGGAATACATGAATTGAAGGTCTAGTCGGAGTGAAGGTGAACTGAAGAGAAGCAAAGGGAAACAAGACATATCAGATCACCTTGGCTTATCAGACTTGGTGAAGTGCTTCGACATGATGGAAGCCTGCAACAACAAATCCAGTTCTTAAATGTAAGGTTCCTCAGGACCAAACTATTGGCTGTCAGAGCATATACAACAACTAAATTTATTCATGTCAACTATAAACAGGATTCCATACAATACAGTGTTGGCAATTACCATCATGTTGAgaactactccctctgttcctaaCTGTAAGCCGTTTTGCCTTTTCTacatgcacttagatatacactgtctagatatataatagGAACTCTAGAAAGCCAAAACAACTTACTATTTCTTATGGGGGGAGTACTTTCTTTCAGAAAGGATAAACAAAATATAAAATGCACAAACCTGCTCTTGGATGATGCTTCTTGCTTCAACCAGTTGAGCTTCAAGCTCAAGCTCCCGGTCAGTTGCCTCAGAAGTCACTTCTGCACCTTTCTGAGCATCTTGAAGTTGTGTCATTCGTGCCTGGTTGTCATCAGAAATAATTACCATGAAGTAATGAAAACTAGTGTGTATGGAGAAACAGCAATTATAAGATGGTGATAGTCTCAATCCACTGGCTCCTACACCTTGATTGAAGTCATTTTTGTGCGCAAACTCTCTTCTATCTGATCTCTGGCCATATGAAAGGGCAGATCAAAGACATCCTGCCAAAGTGGAAACAAAAAATGATCAAAGACATCCTGCCAAAGTGAAACCAGCAGTGTGACATGTAAAGATCCAGCATTCATACCGTCTTGCCACCAAGTGGAGACTGAGGAGACCCTGACTCCTGTCTTCCATTAGCAGTAACAGTAGGTTGTGATGACCCATTCGGTGCATTGAGGAACTCACGCATGTCCATCTGAGGTAAAACATTATCATTTGGATCAACACACTATTTGACACTTTATGATTAGATACACTGATGCTCACAAATGTGACCACGGTGGTTTCTCGGCCTATCAAATACAGTAACTACAGGTGTACAAAAGTAAAAACTATAAAACAGTTACTCCTTCCAATTCAAATTGTAGTTATTTTAGCTTTGTCCCGGGTCAAACTTTTCTTACTTTGACCAAGtatttaaaaataatatatattaacatctacaaatTCAAATAAATGCTTTGTCAAGACATATTTCATGAAtaatttaatgaaactaatttgatgttggTGCATTTTTCTATAAATGTGGTCTAAGTTTGAAaattttgacttaggacaaagctaaagtgaactataatttggaatagagcgAGTAGGAATACGAGTCCAGTTCTGTTATATGCATTATAACACACAAAAAGAGGGAATAAAACTTGAAACATCACATTTCTTTTACCTGCATTGAACGTAACAGTGCCCGTAAATCTGCATTCTCTTGCATCAGCTCTTGTTTCTTCACTTCATATGCATCAACCTGAATACATGCTCAATGTACATCAGAATAAATTCAATCAGATCTGCATTTCAAAATTGCATTACTGCTTACAatcattttgtaataatcattgTCATTCTTTTTTCCATTCCATGTTCCGCGCTGCCGTCCTTCTTTCTGTTAAGTTCAGTAGCCAAATAAGATCCAAAAGCAAAATAAGATAGCATTAAGAATTAACATTCAAGAAGATTCACAGGCATATCACCTGCAACAAGTTCATTATCTCCATTCCAGAACGGGACGATTCCTTTTTCTTCTCCATCAATACCTGGTTTAGCTTCTCCTGCAAATTAGGCATAGGTACTTTCAGTGCCATTGCAATGCTGTTTCTGCTACAGAGTCGCCCAATAAAGGTACAAATACTTGCCTGCAACTTTATGtattccttctctttcttcttcatttcatGAATTTGCTGGGTGCGTACTTGCTTGCAGAAGAACCAAAGTAGGTCAGGACAGGTTCAACTTACCTCATCACCAAACATCAATGCAATAATAAAATAAACATGCTAGGGTTAGGATGATTTTCAAAGGAATAAAATAAGGCAGTCTAACCTGATTTCCTATAACCATTTTCTGATATTCATCACGTTCTTGTTGCAGCTTATCAATCTGAGACTTCAGAGCAGCAGTGTTTTTGGCCTCCTGATAATTGAAAAGCATTTAGAATCCCAAGAATGGTCAAGAAACCAAAGAGGAGTTGATACAAGGACAAACTGTTCGAGTAAGAGTAGCTAGCTCTCGATCTTTCGCTGCTAATTGAGCATCCATTCTCTCAATCTTGGCTTCCAGTCGTGATATATCAGATTGCATACTGAACATTGCATAACATTAATCAAGCAGCCATTAGTCAGTCTCAAGCAGCATTGGTAAATTCTCGAAATGCTGCAGTCAATTGCATTAATGTGGCCACCCAATTGAATGGCATGAACGCATAATGGAATGAAGCAAACAACTGATTTCTGTTCATTTACACCAAAACCCAACAATATTCTGGCAGAACTGTCCAAATGCTGCAATCAACTGAATTAACCTCCTCACCTAAACTGATACAACATGCATGAAGATAGGAAAGAGCTGATAACAAAATCATGGGTATGTTGATCTAATACTGACTCATGGCAAGCAAACAATGCCCTGAAGCACATCAGCACTGTGAAGGAATGGGCTCTGGACAAATAGTACCATGCAGGTGCAACTAATGATGACAAATAGAACAACTCATTTAGTTGTTAGGTGCACCTAATTACAAGACATATTTCACACGTCTGCAGGTTATATCAGACAAATAGGAGGCATGAGCAATAAAATTTGAATACCAACAGGACTGTAGAGGAGACACAAATGCTGAAAGGGCAAAAAAGGAAGGTAGATGGAAAAGGACAAAGGGTGCCATGTTGCCTGTTGGTGGTGACAGGGTTGGCTCATGGCACAAAGTGGTACTGTCAGGGAAAAGAGACTATGGTAGCGTGATGTCAAGGAAAACAGTATTCCATAATTGCCTGGTCTAGTTTTGATTGAAAGGCAGAATTGCACTGTGAAAGTTAAACTTCACAGGCAAGCAAAATCAAGATTCAACcagcaataaacactaaaagcaAGTACTAACATAATAATATATCAACTCAAAATTATTAATATAGTTAAGCCTCATTTCACTATGTCTGAGATAGAATAATGGGTTGGTTCAGTAGGAAAAGAATAAGAACATCAGGTACAAAATGTGATGAAGCCGCACTGGCACAATTTAATCAAATGTACTATTACATGGCACTTTAGCAGAGTAGCCAACCAAAAAGTTATCACTTCAATTACTCAGGGCTTTACTCTTTACAAGTCTACCCTATGAGGCTATGACACTGAACTTTGGCAATATTCCTTAACATGCAATTCTTTTGGACCAGGCATATTTCAGGTTTCATAACATGGGCGGCCTCTAACTCATACTCTTATTGTTAATTAATACAGGTAGGTGATTCAATCAACTACCATCATCATGCCCTAGGTCAATAAGACAAACATGAATGACAACAATAATGTCATGTGAGAAGAATAACCAGCATCCATCACTACCAACCAGTACTAAGTTTAGACTGTTTAGTGATGCAGCACTATGTCTAGTAGTGTATTACTAATCAGTGCTACCCTCCAGATCTGGTGACAATTCACAGTTAACAGGTTGATACTGGCTAAGAACATCCGAATTAAAAACATGAAACAGAATGGAAAGAAATGGTAGGTGCAAGGCTCACCGCTGCCGCTGGTCATTTGTGGACTCCCTGAACTCAATATCCCTCTGCCGCTGCTGCAGCAGTGCATAGATGCAGTTACATGTTCTTGCAATCGAGACCTGCACAACAGAACCCAAAAAGAGGCGTGGTAAGTTTACAGAGAAAAGCACATGAAAGAAAACTTAACAGCCATCTTCATGGATTGATCTCCAAATCCAAAAGAAGTTGCCCGACACTACCCACGCAGAACCACAAAATTCACAATGTTATAAAAAAATCACAATATATTGGTGATAATGTATCAGAAGATCTGACATAAAAATTGAGGGGAACAACGTAACAATTACCATAGCATTCCTACTGGAGAAAGAACAAAATGATTATTGGAAAAACACGGACAAAACCCAAAAGGTAACCCAGATAAAGATAATGGAACATGGAAATAGAGAGGTAGAGCGGAAAAAATAAGCAGGTATCCAGGAAAACGAACAGAGGCGAAATACCAGAAGGATCGACGAATTGGCCTCCGCAATTTGTACTTAAAAAAAATAGCGACAAGATAAATCCCGTAAACCCCGAAAATCATATGCAAACAAACCCCCGCATCCGAAATGAATGCATAAACGCGAAGCAGCGGCGAGCCGGGACGAGAGAGGGAAGAGGAGGGTACCGGATCGGTGGCGAAGAGGTCGAGAGATGCCGGGAATCCGAAGGTGACGAGCGTCTGGTTCAGGTACCGGGCGCAGTGCTCCAGGTTCCCCGCGTTTGCGAACGCGCCCCCGTCGCTGCACGAACAGCCACGCCGCACACCACCGCCATCAGAACCAAACCGCCTCGAACCCGAgagggagagacagagagagaaggGAGGTCGCGATGGCGCTTACCTCATGCTGGCGTGCGACGGCGGCGGTTGCAGCTGCTGCGACGAGGCCTGCATTGGAGGGAGGATGTTAGAGGTGGACAAGGGGAGGGTGGCGGATCTGGGGCCGGCCGGCTGGGGGCTAGGGTTTTACCCGGAGATCGAAGCGCGCCGACGACGACATCCGCCgcagcgagcgagagagagagagagaggagagcgagaGGGGGAGAGATCTGAGAGTTGATGGGTGGATGGGGATGGATGGATGATGAATTGACGACGGCGAGGACTATTGGCTATTGGGTGGAGAGAGCGATTTGAAATGGAAGCGAGGGGGAGAAGTGGGAGGACGGGGACGGTGGGGACTGCCGGGCTGGGAAGGGCAGGCCGGCAACGGTAAGGTGGGGCCGTGATGTCTTTGGCACGAATGGTCAGAGACACAGAGATCTGAGAGAGGGACTGCTTCTGCTGGGCCCGACCACCCATTGACTACGTGGACCAGGAGCACGTGACAGCTTAGGGCTCACCTGGTTATTTTCTCTTTTTAACCTTTAGCTCATGTCACATCGGATATTTAAacgtattaaatatagactaattatgaaattaaATACACAGATTCAGACTAATTTATAAGATGAATTTTTTAATCCTAATTAGtacataatttgacaatgtggtttACAGTaatatatgtgctaatgacggattaattagcttaataaattcatctcgtagaTTACTGGGActtgtgtaatttattttattattactataccTTCACGTGACACCCGATGTAACACCCTTAAACTTTAGctcctgaatttaaacaccatcgaacagtttttttttttacttcatcATTTTTAAAAGAGCGGCTTTAAGCCACCCCACTTGAAGCCACCCCAGTACTAAGAGATTCTCAGATAATCTTGAAATATGTGCAACAATTTAGCTCTAGATTAAAACAAGCTCTTCTCTTttatattaaaatataaaaaaaatacttagAGCTGGTTAAGAGGTTTCGGGTGGGAGTGCCTCGTCCT
This DNA window, taken from Miscanthus floridulus cultivar M001 chromosome 13, ASM1932011v1, whole genome shotgun sequence, encodes the following:
- the LOC136500432 gene encoding uncharacterized protein, whose translation is MSSSARFDLRASSQQLQPPPSHASMSDGGAFANAGNLEHCARYLNQTLVTFGFPASLDLFATDPVSIARTCNCIYALLQQRQRDIEFRESTNDQRQRMQSDISRLEAKIERMDAQLAAKDRELATLTRTEAKNTAALKSQIDKLQQERDEYQKMVIGNQQVRTQQIHEMKKKEKEYIKLQEKLNQVLMEKKKESSRSGMEIMNLLQKEGRQRGTWNGKKNDNDYYKMIVDAYEVKKQELMQENADLRALLRSMQMDMREFLNAPNGSSQPTVTANGRQESGSPQSPLGGKTDVFDLPFHMARDQIEESLRTKMTSIKARMTQLQDAQKGAEVTSEATDRELELEAQLVEARSIIQEQASIMSKHFTKSDKPSGRRHSGLDGECEASAEV